A window from Saccharomyces eubayanus strain FM1318 chromosome XIV, whole genome shotgun sequence encodes these proteins:
- the TOM22 gene encoding Tom22p, with product MVELTEIKDDVVQVEEPQFGGNQAIIEEKTAAQNDDVVDDEDESDSDFEDEFDENETLFDRIVALKDIVPPGKRQTISSFFSFTSSLVKNAFSRSGNLAWTLTTTALLLGVPLSLSILAEQQLIEMEKTFDLQSDANNILAQGEKEAPAIAN from the coding sequence ATGGTCGAATTAACTGAAATTAAAGACGATGTCGTCCAAGTAGAAGAACCACAATTCGGCGGAAACCAAGCCATTATCGAAGAAAAGACTGCCGCACAAAACGACGATGTTgtagatgatgaagacgaatCTGACAGTGATTTCGAGGATGAATTcgatgaaaacgaaacaTTGTTCGATAGAATAGTTGCTTTGAAAGATATCGTACCTCCAGGTAAGAGACAAACTATCTCtagtttttttagttttacGAGCTCTCTTGTAAAGAACGCTTTCTCCAGATCCGGAAACCTTGCCTGGACTTTGACTACCACTGCGTTGTTGCTAGGTGTCCCATTGTCATTGTCCATACTAGCTGAACAACAGCTAattgaaatggaaaagacaTTTGACCTACAAAGCGATGCTAACAATATATTAGCCCaaggtgaaaaagaagcaCCAGCAATTGCCAACTAA
- the NRK1 gene encoding ribosylnicotinamide kinase — translation MTSKKIILVALSGCSSSGKTTIAKLTANLFKEATLIHEDDFYKHDKDVPVDTKYNIQNWDSPEALDFKLFGAELDLIKQTGKIATKLIHNDNVDDPFTKFCIDKQVWNELGAMYDSIDHDKYQVVIVDGFMIFNNTEISRKFDLKILVRAPYEVLKKRRSSRKGYQTLDSFWVDPPYYFDEFVYKSYRESHAQLFVNGDVEGNLDPVKAKHIKEFINNDNTPIESPLKSVCYEILKLCKD, via the coding sequence ATGACttcgaagaaaataatactCGTTGCCTTGAGTGGATGCTCCTCTAGTGGTAAAACCACTATAGCTAAACTCACAGCGAACTTATTTAAGGAGGCCACATTGATCCATGAAGATGATTTCTATAAACATGACAAGGACGTACCAGTAGATACCAAATATAACATTCAAAACTGGGACTCACCAGAAGCTTTGGATTTCAAACTATTTGGCGCAGAGTTAGATTTAATCAAACAAACAGGCAAAATTGCAACCAAACTAATTCATAATGACAACGTAGATGATCCCTTCACAAAGTTTTGTATTGATAAACAAGTTTGGAATGAGCTAGGAGCTATGTATGACTCTATTGATCATGACAAGTATCAAGTTGTTATTGTAGATGGATTTatgattttcaataatactGAAATATCTAGAAAATtcgatttgaaaattttagtGCGTGCCCCCTATGaagtattgaaaaaaagaaggtccTCCAGAAAGGGATATCAAACGTTGGATTCCTTCTGGGTGGATCCACCGTATTATTTCGACGAATTTGTGTATAAGTCTTATCGAGAAAGCCACGCCCAATTGTTTGTTAATGGAGATGTAGAGGGTAATTTGGATCCAGTAAAGGCCAAGCATATTAAAGAGTTTATAAATAACGACAACACACCGATTGAAAGCCCTTTAAAATCGGTGTGCtatgaaattttaaagCTTTGTAAGGACTAG
- the TEP1 gene encoding putative phosphatidylinositol-3,4,5-trisphosphate 3-phosphatase, whose protein sequence is MAEGHFRWKPTNLIKKVLCLPMRKTRNDIGLKLDVSYILSNLMVCSYPVSTYPKLLYRNSLDDLILFLTVYHGKGNFRIFNFRAEKEDSDYKDKDLVEIAAKYEVRDLEIQEIRSTLVNDGKIPISPIDLETRTLVEEEANNVICERIGWLDHFPPPFELLEDIIDRIENYLSASKIKVAVLHCRMGKGRSGMVTIAYLMKYLQCPLGEARLIFMQSRFKYGMTNGVTIPSQLKYLRYHEFFITHEKAVQENISNEAVKFKFKYRLAKISFIQPSSLVSSKSAIVTTNIQHYSDDRDILITRKTLYSDMMAHENGDSMAFTFDNDHLTLENDLRIEFTLGTKKSKAANGIMSWASYASCWLNIYLETLMQIIKDDSSSDYFLVDKLKKNGKFFTIINWQDLDGFGELSTHGLKLFQALRLEWETT, encoded by the coding sequence ATGGCGGAAGGTCATTTTAGATGGAAGCCAACTAACTTGATTAAGAAAGTGTTGTGTTTACCTATGAGAAAAACCAGAAATGACATAGGTTTGAAGCTGGATGTTTCATATATCTTATCCAACCTAATGGTGTGCTCATACCCGGTAAGCACATATCCAAAACTACTCTATAGGAACAGTTTAGATGACTTAATATTGTTCTTGACAGTATATcatggaaaaggaaattttaGGATATTTAATTTTAGGGCCGAGAAAGAGGATAGCGACTACAAAGATAAGGACTTGGTGGAAATTGCTGCCAAATATGAAGTCAGAGATTTGGAAATCCAAGAAATACGTTCAACACTCGTGAATGATGGAAAGATACCAATATCACCCATTGATCTAGAAACTAGGACTTtagtggaagaagaagcaaataaCGTGATTTGTGAAAGAATCGGTTGGTTGGATCATTTCCCTCCTCCGTTTGAACTGCTAGAAGATATCATAGATAGGATAGAAAACTATTTGTCTGCTTCGAAGATAAAAGTAGCAGTTTTACATTGTCGAATGGGAAAGGGCCGATCTGGTATGGTTACCATTGCATATCTTATGAAATACTTACAATGCCCTCTTGGAGAAGCGAGATTAATATTCATGCAGAGTAGGTTTAAATACGGCATGACGAACGGTGTCACCATCCCTTCTCAACTAAAGTATTTGAGATACCATGAATTTTTYATCACTCACGAGAAAGCTGTTCAAGAGAATATTTCGAATGAAGCAgtaaaattcaaattcaagtaCAGACTTGctaaaatttcatttatcCAACCATCAAGCTTGGTCTCGTCCAAATCTGCTATAGTAACTACAAATATCCAGCATTACAGTGATGACAGGGATATTTTGATAACCCGAAAAACATTGTATTCAGACATGATGGCACACGAAAATGGCGATAGCATGGCTTTCACCTTTGATAACGACCACTTGACCCTCGAAAATGATCTTCGTATTGAATTCACTTTGGGCACAAAGAAGTCCAAGGCAGCGAATGGTATCATGTCTTGGGCATCGTACGCAAGTTGTTGGTTAAACATTTACCTAGAAACTTTAATGCAAATAATCAAGGATGACTCTTCGTCAGATTACTTCCTGGTAGAcaaattaaagaagaatggtAAGTTCTTTACGATCATCAACTGGCAAGACTTAGATGGTTTTGGTGAACTTAGCACTCACGGCTTGAAGTTATTTCAAGCATTGAGACTAGAATGGGAAACCACATAG
- the CPT1 gene encoding diacylglycerol cholinephosphotransferase, with product MAPNLVTLLGFCFIIFNVLTTFYYDPYLNQESPRWTYFSYAIGLFLYQTFDACDGLHARRTGQQGPLGELFDHCIDSINTTLSMIPVCSVTGMGYTYMTVFTQFTILCSFYLSTWEEYHTHKLYLAEFCGPVEGIITLCISFISVGIFGPQVVWHTKVAEFSWESHVFEIETVHLMYAFCTGALIFNIATAHGNVVKYYESQDEKSSAPGKAEEKVREALKGLLPFFAYFFSIFTLVLIQPAFISLPLVLSTGLSIAFVVGRMIVAHLTKQPFPMVNFPMFIPTIQLFAYAFMVYVLDYQKGQIAFALGWMAFGLTLAIHGMFINDIIYDITTYLDIYALSIKHPKET from the coding sequence ATGGCACCAAATTTGGTTACATTATTAGGGTTCTGcttcattatcttcaatGTATTAACAACTTTTTACTATGATCCATACCTGAATCAAGAGTCCCCCCGTTGGACCTATTTCTCCTACGCTATTGGTTTGTTCTTATATCAAACATTCGATGCTTGTGATGGTTTACACGCACGCCGTACGGGTCAGCAAGGCCCTCTCGGTGAATTGTTTGACCATTGCATTGACTCGATCAATACGACTTTATCGATGATTCCTGTTTGTTCGGTCACTGGTATGGGGTATACTTACATGACTGTTTTTACACAATTTACGATATTGTGCAGCTTTTATTTAAGCACATGGGAGGAGTATCACACTCATAAATTGTACTTAGCCGAATTCTGTGGGCCAGTGGAAGGCATTATCACTTTGTGCATATCTTTCATCTCGGTTGGGATTTTCGGACCCCAGGTTGTGTGGCACACTAAAGTGGCAGAGTTTTCATGGGAAAGCcatgtttttgaaattgaaactgTTCATTTAATGTACGCATTTTGCACAGGTGCTTTAATCTTTAATATCGCTACAGCACATGGAAACGTCGTAAAGTACTATGAATCtcaagatgaaaaatctTCAGCTCCAGGTAAGGCTGAAGAAAAGGTTAGAGAAGCGCTCAAGGGTcttttaccattttttgCATACTTCTTTTCGATTTTCACTTTGGTTCTGATTCAGCCAGCCTTCATTTCTCTGCCCTTAGTTTTATCGACTGGCCTTTCGATTGCGTTCGTAGTTGGCCGCATGATTGTTGCTCATTTAACTAAGCAACCGTTCCCAATGGTGAACTTTCCAATGTTTATCCCAACCATTCAATTGTTCGCGTACGCATTTATGGTTTATGTTTTAGATTACCAGAAAGGTCAAATAGCCTTTGCTCTGGGTTGGATGGCGTTTGGTTTAACCCTTGCTATTCACGGTATGTTCATCAATGATATCATTTACGACATAACCACATATTTGGATATTTACGCTTTATCGATTAAGCATCCAAAGGAGACTTAG
- the KRE33 gene encoding ribosome biosynthesis protein KRE33 encodes MAKKAIDSRIPSLIRNGVQTKQRSFFVIVGDRARNQLPNLHYLMMSADLKMNKSVLWAYKKKLLGFTSHRKKRENKIKKEIKRGTREANEMDPFESFISNQNIRYVYYKESEKILGNTYGMCILQDFEALTPNLLARTIETVEGGGIVVILLKSMSSLKQLYTMTMDVHSRYRTEAHGDVVARFNERFILSLGSNPNCLVVDDELNVLPLSGAKNVKPLPPKDDGELSPKQLELQELKESLEDVQPAGSLVALSKTVNQAHAILSFIDAISEKTLNFTVALTAGRGRGKSAALGVSIAAAVSHGYSNIFVTSPSPENLRTLFEFIFKGFDALGYQEHIDYDIIQSTNPDFNKAIVRVDIKRDHRQTIQYIIPQDYQVLGQAELVVIDEAAAIPLXIVKNLLGPYLVFMASTINGYEGTGRSLSLKLIQQLRNQNNTSGRESSQTAVVSRNNKEKDSHLHAQSRQLREISLDEPIRYAPGDPIEKWLNKLLCLDVTLIKNPRFAARGTPHPSQCNLFVVNRDTLFSYHPVSENFLEKMMALYVSSHYKNSPNDLQLMSDAPAHQLFVLLPPIDPKDGGRIPDPLCVVQIALEGEISKQSVRNSLSRGQRAGGDLIPWLISQQFQDEEFASLSGARIVRIATNPEYASMGYGSRAIELLRDYFEGKFTDMSEDARPKDFSIKRVSDKELAKSTLLKDDVKLRDAKSLPPLLLKLSELPPHYLHYLGVSYGLTQSLHKFWKNNKFIPVYLRQTANDLTGEHTCVMLNVLEGREPNWLVEFAKDFRKRFLSLLSYDFHKFTAVQALSVIESSKKAQSLSDDERFETKELTRLQMDDIFSPFDLKRLDSYSNNLLDYHVIVDMIPMLALLYFGGKMGDSVNLSSVQSAILLAIGLQRKNIDLIAKELNLPANQTIAMFAKIMRKMSQYFRQLLSQAIEETLPVVRDENIAEMDGEEIKKYNAAEALDQMEDDLEEAGSEAVQAMREKQKELINSLNLDKYAINDNSEEWTESQKSLEKAAKAKGVVSVKTGKKRTTEKSEDIYRQEMKAXKKPRKSKKGGN; translated from the coding sequence GCTGACCTGAAAATGAACAAATCCGTATTGTGGGCctacaagaagaagcttTTAGGTTTCACTTCGcacagaaagaaaagagaaaataagatcaagaaagaaatcaaaagagGTACAAGAGAAGCGAATGAAATGGACCCCTTTGAATCCTTTATTTCTAACCAGAACATTAGATATGTTTACTACaaagaaagtgaaaaaatcttAGGTAATACTTATGGTATGTGTATCTTACAAGACTTCGAGGCGTTAACTCCAAATCTTCTAGCAAGAACCATTGAAACCGTCGAAGGTGGTGGTATCGTGGTGATCCTATTGAAATCCATGTCCTCCCTGAAGCAATTATACACGATGACTATGGATGTTCACTCCCGCTATCGTACTGAAGCTCATGGTGACGTTGTAGCGAGATTTAATGAAAGATTCATACTATCTTTAGGTTCAAATCCCAACTGTTTAGTCGTCGATGACGAATTGAATGTGTTGCCATTATCAGGTGCTAAGAACGTTAAGCCATTGCCTCCCAAGGACGATGGTGAGTTATCACCCAAACAGCTAGAACTGCAAGAACTAAAGGAGTCTTTAGAAGACGTCCAACCAGCTGGTTCTTTAGTCGCTTTATCCAAAACCGTAAATCAAGCTCACGCTATCCTGTCTTTCATAGACGCAATTTCTGAAAAGACTTTGAATTTCACAGTCGCATTAACCGCTGGAAGAGGTAGAGGTAAATCTGCCGCTTTGGGTGTTTCcattgctgctgctgtctCTCACGGTTACTCGAACATTTTTGTTACTTCTCCATCTCCTGAGAATTTGAGAACATTATTCGAATTTATATTTAAAGGTTTTGATGCGTTGGGGTATCAAGAACATATCGATTACGATATCATTCAATCTACCAATCCAGACTTTAACAAAGCTATCGTTAGAGTTGATATCAAAAGAGACCATAGACAAACTATTCAATATATTATTCCTCAAGATTACCAAGTTTTGGGTCAAGCTGAACTAGTTGTTATCGATGAAGCGGCAGCAATTCCGTTACYAATTGTCAAGAACCTATTGGGTCCATATCTAGTTTTTATGGCATCTACTATCAATGGTTATGAGGGTACTGGTAGATCTTTATCTCTGAAGTTGATCCAACAGTTGCGTAATCAAAACAACACATCTGGTCGCGAAAGTTCTCAAACAGCCGTTGTTTCtagaaataataaagaaaaagactcTCACCTTCATGCTCAATCGCGTCAACTACGTGAAATCTCATTGGATGAACCAATCAGATATGCTCCTGGCGATCCGATCGAAAAATGGTTGAACAAATTGTTGTGTTTGGACGTTACCTTGATTAAAAACCCAAGATTTGCAGCAAGAGGGACTCCCCATCCATCTCAGTGTAATCTGTTTGTTGTAAACAGGGACACTTTATTTTCTTACCATCCGGTTTCAGAAAATTTCCTAGAAAAAATGATGGCATTATACGTTTCATCCCACTATAAAAACTCTCCAAATGATTTGCAATTAATGAGTGATGCTCCAGCACACCAACTGTTCGTCCTTTTACCACCAATTGATCCAAAAGATGGTGGTAGAATCCCAGATCCACTATGTGTTGTTCAAATTGCACTAGAAGGTGAAATTAGTAAACAGAGTGTCAGAAATTCATTATCTAGAGGCCAAAGAGCCGGTGGTGATTTGATTCCTTGGTTGATTTCTCAACAATTCCAAGACGAGGAATTTGCTAGTTTGAGTGGTGCACGTATTGTTAGAATTGCTACAAATCCCGAATATGCATCTATGGGATATGGTTCCCGTGCGATTGAATTATTAAGAGATTACTTCGAAGGAAAATTCACAGACATGTCAGAAGATGCTCGTCCTAAGGATTTCTCTATCAAAAGAGTAAGTGACAAAGAACTGGCCAAAAGTACCTTACTGAAAGACGATGTTAAATTAAGAGATGCAAAGTCCCTACCACCTTtacttttgaaactttctGAACTGCCTCCTCATTATCTACATTACTTGGGTGTTTCGTACGGTTTAACACAATCATTGCATAAATTCTGgaagaataataaatttaTTCCTGTGTATTTACGCCAGACTGCGAACGACCTAACTGGGGAACATACCTGCGTTATGTTGAATGTTTTGGAAGGAAGGGAACCAAACTGGCTTGTGGAATTTGCCAAAGATTTCCGTAAAAGATTCTTGTCGCTTCTTTCTTACGATTTCCACAAATTCACTGCCGTCCAGGCTTTAAGTGTTATTGAAAGTAGTAAGAAAGCGCAGAGTTTGTCTGATGACGAAAGGTTTGAGACCAAAGAACTGACACGCTTACAAATGGACGACATTTTCTCTCcatttgatttgaaaagattggaCAGCTACTCCAACAATTTACTAGATTATCACGTCATTGTTGATATGATACCTATGCTTGCGCTTCTATATTTTGGTGGTAAAATGGGTGATTCAGTAAATTTGTCTAGCGTACAAAGTGCCATTTTGTTGGCCATTGGGCTGCAACGTAAAAACATCGATCTAATTGCTAAGGAATTGAACTTACCTGCCAATCAGACTATTGCTATGTTTGCGAAGATTATGAGAAAAATGTCACAATATTTCCGTCAACTGTTGAGCCAAGCTATCGAAGAAACTTTACCAGTGGTCAGAGACGAAAACATAGCCGAAATGGATGgtgaagaaatcaagaagtACAACGCTGCTGAAGCATTAGACCAAATGGAAGATGATTTAGAGGAAGCCGGCTCCGAAGCCGTTCAAGCTATGagagaaaagcaaaaagaattgatcaactctttgaatttagaCAAGTATGCCATCAACGATAACAGCGAGGAATGGACCGAGTCTCAAAAGTCCTTAGAGAAAGCTGCCAAAGCCAAAGGTGTTGTTAGTGTAAAAACTGGTAAGAAGAGAACCACTGAAAAATCTGAAGATATCTATAGACAAGAAATGAAAGCTATRAAAAAGCCAAGAAAATCCAAGAAAGGCGGAAATTGA
- the FAR11 gene encoding Far11p yields MNTSGRSHSKGPIIRSVSLEDLKRNSSFKNTLKYKDDVPAHKEPQTSAVSNEELLKDLDNMLRNKLNMGRNAFHADKRNKSDSNISALNFKARSGLDGDFRTIDTEQDNDDDDDDDADDDDDDSNANDFKLGADGANKDEDEEKVNNTDNAVEFQDDAEEAEEENEDESFANVDELDGFDLNKAADNKHAPVNEKGEIDYNMPVDKEFQKSLDQCAASLEGRASAPYALQRAVDWELKMFYTLEDELSEWFCSSDYIHFGQAQTQFKQKINNPRLFFDDENYAESVVKRLIEDIPNVLTPNLLALTYISMGCFAYTSNKNQHTKIIRRNNFMLVPYIQEIVHAFKKIAINCRDDTRNLKKQTILLFYSSTILYFISAICINGRDENPEAVEQVIHAFDNMDLIEFLTKYIESWRWNSRLAMRIRNMILLLFKLIVLQFGDDSVYKKTKSAIYKLHGLKYPLNHPEKLSISPLHYQAFREDITSRFPDYNMPSSHLPKDVDKSESLSQFLEIPRPKSKNPLNMTLNVPEKHIATPAPSPPTSPQLMHLGEGSRPRKSFQTNMAYPCLYPSDNEELEDDILEDRMDLHSNKTSNNDIIIPFSTEEAAKILSDNLEIKLSTKQLWHERDLFMITERGWKLQSENEPYNYSTFDIDSNSSKKERDAIRIMQRIDKYYKGCLSSFNSLVFVLLQTMESSLTNNFHRKTEVSDKNLLSMLAPQLEIVRAKELSLKSAAGILHALLKWFKLSHILKFEHLSVVIHDSRYINTCASILSKYSEIYSEKVFNKYVQTPNSFWKECSLHNELYRESYGTEDSKEINTEVLPSFAYLLRILRKITGNKTQRLKELPLSIGILFKRYYRLFNLDMYHPILKITRELTPFKNKRWKSEHMELISGVYLYEKLELTDNWVTGKDISGELSDACGQEIALRALLQFYNFQHYEISMEDLGYGHRNNSSQDLLNKESEYLNI; encoded by the coding sequence ATGAATACTAGCGGCAGGTCTCATTCCAAAGGTCCGATTATAAGGTCAGTATCATTAGAAGATTTAAAGAGGAACTcaagtttcaaaaacactTTGAAGTACAAAGATGATGTACCCGCACATAAAGAACCACAAACCAGCGCAGTAAGTAACGAAGAACTGCTGAAAGATTTGGATAACATGTTGCGCAACAAGCTTAATATGGGAAGAAACGCCTTTCATGCCgataaaagaaacaaatcaGATAGTAATATCAGTGCCTTAAATTTTAAAGCAAGATCTGGTCTTGATGGAGACTTTCGCACTATAGACACAGAGCAAgataatgatgacgatgatgacgatgatgctgatgatgacgatgatgatagTAATGCTAATGATTTTAAATTGGGTGCAGATGGCGCTAATAAAGATGAGGACGAGGAGAAAGTTAACAACACTGACAATGCCGTTGAATTTCAAGACGATGCTGAAGaagctgaagaagagaatgAAGATGAGTCGTTTGCTAATGTTGATGAACTTGATGGCTTTGATTTAAATAAAGCTGCGGATAATAAGCACGCTCCTGTAAATGAAAAGGGTGAAATTGATTATAATATGCCCGTTGACAAggagtttcaaaaatcacTCGACCAATGTGCCGCTTCTCTTGAAGGGAGAGCAAGCGCTCCTTACGCATTACAAAGAGCCGTGGATTGGGAATTGAAGATGTTTTATACCTTAGAGGACGAACTTTCAGAATGGTTTTGTAGCTCCGACTATATTCATTTTGGCCAAGCCCAGACAcaattcaaacaaaagataAACAACCCACGACTATTTTTCGATGATGAGAACTACGCTGAAAGTGTAGTAAAACGTTTAATTGAGGATATCCCCAACGTTTTGACACCGAATTTACTAGCGTTGACGTACATATCTATGGGGTGCTTTGCGTATACAAGCAACAAAAATCAGCATACAAAGATTATACGGCGTAACAATTTCATGCTTGTTCCTtatattcaagaaatcgtTCACGCTTTTAAGAAGATTGCTATAAATTGTAGGGATGATACcagaaatttgaaaaagcagaCAATCTTACTATTTTACTCATCAACAATCCTCTATTTTATATCCGCCATTTGTATCAATGGAAGAGATGAAAACCCAGAAGCTGTTGAGCAAGTTATACATGCATTTGACAACATGGATTTGATAGAGTTTTTAACCAAGTATATTGAAAGTTGGAGATGGAATAGTAGGTTAGCTATGCGCATAAGAAATATGATTTTATTGCTTTTCAAGCTTATAGTTTTGCAATTTGGTGATGACTCGGtgtacaaaaaaacaaaatcagCCATTTATAAACTCCATGGACTGAAATACCCATTAAATCATCCAGAAAAGTTATCTATTTCTCCATTACATTATCAAGCATTTAGGGAAGACATAACTTCTCGTTTTCCCGACTATAACATGCCATCTTCTCATTTGCCTAAAGATGTCGACAAATCGGAGTCTTTATCacaatttttggaaattccTCGcccaaaatcaaagaatccTCTAAATATGACGTTGAATGTTCCTGAAAAGCATATAGCTACACCTGCGCCTTCGCCACCGACCTCCCCACAGTTAATGCATTTAGGGGAAGGTTCTAGGCCAAGAAAATCTTTCCAGACAAATATGGCATATCCATGTTTATATCCATCtgataatgaagaacttGAGGATGATATCCTAGAAGATAGAATGGACCTCCATTCCAACAAAACATCTAATAATGACATAATTATTCCGTTTAGCACGGAGGAAGCAGCCAAAATATTAAGTGACAACTTGGAAATTAAGCTAAGTACGAAACAGCTTTGGCACGAGAGAGATTTATTTATGATAACAGAGCGCGGTTGGAAACTTCAATCAGAAAACGAACCATACAATTACTCTACCTTCGATATCGACAgcaattcttcaaaaaaggaaagagaTGCTATTCGCATCATGCAAAGAATTGACAAATACTATAAAGGCTGTCTTTCGAGCTTCAATTCTCTTGTTTTCGTACTACTacaaacaatggaatcAAGCTTAACAAACAACTTTCACAGAAAAACTGAGGTTTCCGACAAAAATCTATTAAGTATGTTAGCACCTCAACTGGAGATTGTAAGAGCTAAGGAATTATCCCTAAAGTCGGCTGCTGGAATACTACACGCATTATTAAAGTGGTTTAAACTAAGCcatattttgaagtttgaACATCTGTCAGTAGTTATTCACGATTCGCGATACATTAACACATGTGCGTCTATTTTAAGCAAATATTCTGAAATTTATTCTGAAAAggttttcaataaatatGTGCAAACTCCTAAttcattttggaaagaatgtTCTTTGCATAACGAATTGTATCGTGAATCTTACGGAACGGAAGACTCGAAAGAGATCAACACAGAGGTGCTTCCATCTTTTGCATATCTTTTAAGGATCTTGAGAAAAATCACAGGAAATAAAACGCAAAGATTAAAGGAACTGCCCTTATCCATTGGAATTTTATTCAAACGCTACTATCGACTTTTCAACCTTGACATGTACCATCCGATATTGAAGATAACAAGAGAACTCACACcttttaaaaataagaGGTGGAAGTCAGAACACATGGAATTGATATCCGGTGTTTATCTTTACGAAAAGTTGGAATTGACAGACAACTGGGTAACAGGTAAGGATATATCTGGGGAGTTGAGCGATGCTTGCGGACAGGAAATTGCGCTCAGAGCCTTACTTCAGTTTTACAATTTCCAACATTATGAAATCTCCATGGAAGATCTTGGATATGGACACCGTAACAATTCTAGTCAGGATCTCTTAAATAAGGAATCTGAGTACTTGAATatttag